Proteins from one Streptomyces sp. NBC_00289 genomic window:
- a CDS encoding PhzF family phenazine biosynthesis isomerase, translated as MTTNVPRPEVLRYTAFSSAPDGGNLAGVVLDAAALGDSDMLAIAAELGYSESAFLTAPPAALGGQEGRAYSIRYFSPKAEVPFCGHATVAAAVALAERIGPGELLFATRAGTVPVEVAEESGAVRATLTSVEPYIEEVADADLDEALAALDWPAADLDPAFSPRIAFAGARHLVLAAATRARLADLAYDFPRLEALMHRLDLTTVQLVWRESATVFHVRDPFPVGGVVEDPATGAAAAAFGAYARELGLVPDDAVLFLHQGEDLGRPGELTVTLRAGDQRVRVSGAGARIG; from the coding sequence ATGACGACGAACGTGCCGCGACCCGAGGTCCTGCGATACACCGCCTTCTCCAGCGCCCCCGACGGCGGAAACCTCGCCGGCGTAGTCCTCGACGCCGCTGCCCTGGGCGACAGCGACATGCTGGCCATCGCCGCCGAGCTCGGATACTCGGAGTCCGCGTTCCTGACAGCGCCCCCGGCGGCCCTTGGCGGCCAGGAGGGACGGGCGTACAGCATCCGCTACTTCAGCCCCAAGGCCGAGGTGCCGTTCTGTGGGCACGCCACCGTCGCGGCCGCCGTTGCGCTCGCCGAGCGCATCGGCCCCGGAGAGCTGCTGTTCGCGACGCGCGCCGGCACGGTGCCCGTGGAGGTGGCCGAGGAGAGTGGCGCCGTCCGGGCCACCCTCACCAGTGTCGAGCCGTACATCGAGGAGGTCGCTGACGCCGACCTCGATGAGGCGCTCGCCGCGCTCGATTGGCCGGCCGCTGATCTCGACCCGGCCTTCTCGCCCCGTATCGCGTTCGCCGGCGCCCGCCACCTGGTTCTCGCGGCGGCAACCCGGGCTCGCCTCGCGGACCTCGCGTACGACTTCCCGCGCCTCGAAGCTCTCATGCACCGCTTGGACCTGACCACGGTTCAGTTGGTGTGGCGGGAGTCGGCCACCGTCTTCCATGTCCGTGACCCGTTCCCCGTCGGAGGCGTCGTCGAGGACCCGGCGACCGGGGCCGCTGCCGCCGCGTTCGGTGCGTACGCCCGTGAACTGGGCCTCGTTCCCGACGACGCCGTCCTCTTCCTGCACCAGGGCGAAGACCTGGGCCGCCCCGGCGAACTGACGGTGACGCTGCGCGCAGGTGATCAGCGCGTCCGTGTGAGCGGTGCAGGAGCTCGCATCGGCTGA
- a CDS encoding phosphotransferase family protein, giving the protein MTLSAELRGLLPLRPVGLLTRPADVLTARRLTASLRVGGVAYGDPRGARRTFSDLLVFRLDGDGVGPVVVKHPRSSRAVTSLTRECDAVRCLLGDERLGAWRRLLPVVDQCRLEGPLPLVVERALPGVEGDRLLRYRPALARRVAVSALGTIGEVHQATGRAEDVTGRVGDWVDPQLAALTAEVGWCRRGRGADGVTVLRHRLVRALEGRRLLVAWTHGDFHPGNVLLTGPQGTLCGVIDWAGALPDGPAALDCHTFVLTLRHQLGGRQLGRIVADTVRRGSLLPADQRLLKEAGALVADAEGEIAMTLLTWLWHVAGNVTKSGRYGRSRRWIGENVVPVLAEVAADETSARGLRGRAVGASGR; this is encoded by the coding sequence ATGACCCTTTCAGCGGAGCTGCGCGGCCTCCTGCCGCTGCGCCCGGTCGGGCTGCTGACCCGCCCTGCCGATGTTCTGACCGCCCGTCGGCTCACGGCATCCCTCCGGGTCGGCGGCGTCGCCTACGGGGATCCGAGGGGTGCGCGACGGACGTTCTCCGACCTGCTGGTGTTCCGCCTGGACGGTGACGGCGTAGGGCCCGTCGTGGTCAAGCATCCTCGCAGTTCTCGCGCGGTCACGTCGCTGACGCGGGAATGTGATGCCGTCCGGTGCCTGCTGGGTGACGAGCGTCTTGGCGCATGGCGGCGGCTGCTGCCCGTCGTGGACCAGTGCCGCCTTGAAGGGCCGCTACCCCTCGTGGTGGAGCGCGCTCTGCCCGGCGTCGAGGGCGACAGACTGCTGCGGTATCGCCCGGCACTGGCCCGCCGGGTCGCGGTGTCCGCGCTTGGCACCATCGGTGAGGTGCACCAGGCCACCGGACGGGCGGAGGACGTGACGGGGCGGGTGGGTGACTGGGTTGATCCTCAGTTGGCCGCCCTCACCGCGGAAGTGGGGTGGTGCCGCCGGGGCAGAGGCGCGGACGGCGTGACGGTGCTGCGCCACCGCCTGGTGCGCGCGCTGGAGGGCCGCCGGCTGCTGGTGGCATGGACGCACGGCGACTTTCACCCCGGCAACGTGCTGCTGACGGGGCCGCAGGGGACTCTGTGCGGGGTGATCGACTGGGCCGGTGCCCTGCCCGATGGTCCGGCGGCGCTCGACTGCCACACCTTCGTCCTGACCCTTCGGCATCAGCTCGGCGGGCGGCAGTTGGGGCGGATCGTCGCCGACACGGTGCGGCGCGGCTCCCTGCTGCCCGCCGACCAGCGTCTCCTCAAAGAGGCGGGTGCACTGGTTGCGGACGCCGAGGGTGAGATCGCGATGACGCTGCTGACCTGGCTGTGGCATGTCGCGGGCAACGTGACGAAGTCGGGCCGGTACGGGCGCAGCCGCCGCTGGATCGGTGAGAACGTCGTGCCCGTACTGGCCGAGGTGGCCGCGGACGAGACGTCCGCGCGCGGACTCCGTGGCCGGGCGGTGGGAGCGTCGGGGCGGTGA
- a CDS encoding family 16 glycosylhydrolase, whose protein sequence is MRAGRALAAIALVLTASCGPSGTEEPSPPAPGDWGLVFHDDFRGARLDSGRWTTCYDWNERGCTNSSNDEQQWYLPGQVSVRDGVVTLNAERRSARGSDGRTYPWVSGMISTGRDHWDARPRRTFTYGYFEASVRIPSQTGMFTDFWLMPASRYTPPEVDIMEFRGSTQRVRMYAHWRDRAGSDQLAAGGFGPVDFPAGHHVFGLLWKPDALTWYVDGVKRFQVTGAERVPQVPMEVLITLAVGVPQSPPPSVDSARMAVDWVRVWQE, encoded by the coding sequence ATGCGTGCGGGGCGGGCGCTGGCCGCCATCGCGCTGGTGCTTACGGCATCCTGCGGCCCGAGCGGGACGGAGGAGCCCAGCCCGCCCGCCCCGGGCGACTGGGGGTTGGTCTTCCACGACGACTTCCGCGGTGCGCGTCTGGACTCCGGGCGCTGGACCACCTGCTACGACTGGAACGAGAGGGGATGCACCAACAGCAGCAACGACGAGCAGCAGTGGTACCTCCCCGGCCAGGTCTCGGTGCGCGACGGCGTCGTGACGCTGAACGCCGAGCGGCGGTCCGCACGGGGCAGCGACGGCAGGACCTATCCCTGGGTCTCCGGCATGATCTCCACCGGCAGGGACCACTGGGACGCCCGCCCCCGGCGGACCTTCACCTACGGCTACTTCGAGGCGTCCGTCCGCATCCCCTCGCAGACAGGCATGTTCACGGACTTCTGGCTGATGCCGGCATCGCGGTACACGCCCCCCGAAGTGGACATCATGGAGTTTCGCGGCAGCACGCAGCGCGTGAGGATGTACGCGCACTGGCGTGATCGTGCCGGCTCCGACCAGCTGGCGGCAGGCGGCTTCGGTCCGGTCGACTTCCCTGCCGGGCACCACGTCTTCGGCCTCCTGTGGAAGCCCGACGCGCTGACCTGGTATGTGGACGGCGTCAAGCGGTTCCAGGTGACGGGGGCGGAGCGTGTTCCCCAGGTCCCCATGGAGGTCCTGATCACTCTGGCCGTGGGGGTACCGCAGTCGCCACCGCCCTCGGTGGACTCGGCGCGGATGGCGGTGGACTGGGTCAGGGTCTGGCAGGAGTGA
- a CDS encoding glycosyltransferase, giving the protein MSRTGATGGRLPGRRAIHLVLPTAIVLWLLALRHVNLRGMDDLGLLQVLPVLFWVALALLTLGFCLSLGDRRTGNGRLLAYVLGLIGMIHATPSLLYPELRYSWAWKHVAVVDAMLRHNGDVPNPTGFDIYNQWPGFFQLNVLFLRATGLESCLGYAQWAQPVFNVALLGPLLLLYRSVTRDRRLIWGGVWIYYVCSWVGQDYFAPQAFAFLLCVTVIALVLRQLPTSALPHPQPHDRSWPRGRLIAVLLIVAVVASSHQLTPIMLITALAFLSLPRRNRRVTVPVLAGALAITAVWDSTVARPYMSKNIAGMLRALVTPDTNVTSGLHRLGTSPPAQVFVAWVDRSLTAAVLLLAAIALLRVPWTRRTGLPLVALSPFPLLAANAYGGEMLFRAYLFALPAAAFLVATLLFGRTGRPRLRTLAVYPVLLALAGSLVFAYYGKEAIYSFTPQELAAARYAVATAPSGSQFVSLGGSSPGIDMHYDDHLGTQIDLQRFITDRQQPGDLQAALLKITGNSTIKPTFVILNRAALADNRLNGLLPARTISRLQAVLPRTPGFTLAYRNRDAVVYRYDPPVRRQLS; this is encoded by the coding sequence ATGTCGCGCACGGGCGCCACGGGCGGGCGGCTTCCCGGCCGCCGGGCGATCCACCTCGTGTTGCCGACAGCGATCGTCCTCTGGCTGCTCGCGTTGCGCCATGTGAACCTGCGCGGCATGGACGACCTGGGGCTGTTGCAGGTGCTTCCCGTACTGTTCTGGGTCGCTCTGGCGCTGCTCACCCTCGGCTTCTGCCTGTCACTGGGCGACAGGCGGACCGGCAACGGCCGGCTTCTGGCCTACGTGCTGGGGCTGATCGGGATGATCCACGCCACCCCGTCGCTGTTGTACCCGGAACTGCGCTACTCCTGGGCCTGGAAGCACGTGGCGGTGGTGGACGCGATGCTGCGGCACAACGGCGACGTGCCGAACCCGACCGGGTTCGACATCTACAACCAGTGGCCGGGCTTCTTCCAGCTCAACGTCCTGTTCCTGCGCGCCACCGGTCTCGAATCCTGCCTCGGCTACGCGCAGTGGGCGCAGCCCGTCTTCAACGTGGCGCTGCTCGGTCCGCTGCTTCTGCTCTACCGAAGTGTCACCCGTGACCGCCGCCTGATCTGGGGAGGCGTGTGGATCTACTACGTCTGTTCCTGGGTGGGACAGGACTACTTCGCCCCCCAGGCCTTCGCCTTCCTGCTCTGCGTGACCGTGATCGCCCTGGTTCTGCGGCAGTTGCCGACGTCCGCGCTGCCACATCCACAGCCGCACGACCGAAGCTGGCCGCGGGGCCGGCTGATCGCGGTACTGCTGATCGTGGCCGTGGTCGCCTCGTCGCACCAGCTCACCCCGATCATGCTGATCACCGCGCTGGCGTTCCTCTCACTGCCGCGCCGCAACCGGAGAGTGACCGTGCCGGTCCTGGCGGGAGCGCTCGCGATCACGGCCGTATGGGACTCCACCGTGGCCCGGCCCTACATGTCGAAGAACATCGCGGGCATGCTGCGGGCGCTGGTCACACCGGACACCAATGTCACCTCGGGGCTTCACCGACTCGGTACCTCTCCCCCGGCGCAGGTCTTCGTGGCGTGGGTCGACCGGTCTCTGACCGCGGCTGTCCTGCTGCTGGCCGCGATCGCGCTGCTGCGCGTTCCATGGACCCGCCGGACCGGGCTGCCCCTGGTCGCGCTCTCGCCGTTCCCGCTCCTCGCCGCGAACGCCTACGGCGGCGAGATGCTCTTCCGGGCCTATCTGTTCGCCCTGCCTGCCGCCGCCTTCCTGGTCGCCACCCTGCTCTTCGGACGGACCGGTCGACCGCGCCTGCGCACCCTCGCCGTGTACCCCGTGCTGCTGGCCCTGGCCGGGAGTCTGGTCTTCGCCTACTACGGCAAGGAGGCGATCTACTCCTTCACTCCCCAGGAGCTGGCCGCGGCCAGGTACGCGGTCGCCACCGCCCCGTCAGGATCGCAGTTCGTCTCGCTCGGCGGATCGAGTCCGGGCATCGACATGCACTACGACGATCACCTCGGGACCCAGATCGACCTGCAAAGATTCATCACGGACCGGCAGCAGCCCGGGGATCTGCAAGCAGCTCTTCTGAAGATCACCGGGAACAGCACGATCAAACCGACCTTCGTCATCCTCAACAGGGCTGCGCTCGCCGACAACCGTCTCAACGGACTGCTGCCCGCCCGGACCATCAGCAGGCTTCAGGCGGTGCTTCCCAGGACGCCCGGCTTCACCCTCGCCTACCGCAACCGTGACGCGGTGGTCTACCGCTACGACCCTCCGGTGAGGAGGCAGCTGTCATGA
- a CDS encoding lipopolysaccharide biosynthesis protein, with translation MMAALVSRLLKRGAGTAPARVRSVELWSLEMVLRNGHVLTFSSMLTSALGALYWALAAHSYSDDTVGRNYSAVAAMMLLAGAGQLNMTNMLVRFTPGAGLRSRRLVATAYLAACGSTTVLAVAFVFLIPALSPGLMFLRHPLVACGFVVATAGYAIFVLQDGVLTGLRRPGWVVLENVVFALVKIVLVVALASLAATGILWSWALAVVVAIALANVLLFARFLPRRGDPVRDDRADTSGPTGRYLVADWTAALFWLAATASLPIIVLNRLGPSQAAYFSLAWLVAFSLYQLNSNMGASLIVEAAHDPSQLAAHCRLVLRHTLVLLACAATALCAAAPLILRIFGPEYARNGADLLRLTAVSALPNLVVVAAVSICRAQRRLRLLMGILATVCTLATVLSYVLLGPMGIAGVGAAWLVAQTTVAATLWWCRAHWLPGYQHAADARG, from the coding sequence ATGATGGCCGCGCTCGTCTCCCGTCTGCTGAAGCGGGGCGCGGGCACCGCGCCCGCGCGGGTGCGGTCCGTGGAGCTCTGGTCGCTGGAGATGGTGCTGCGCAACGGGCACGTGCTGACTTTCAGCTCGATGCTCACCTCCGCCCTCGGCGCCCTGTACTGGGCGCTGGCCGCCCACTCCTACAGTGACGACACCGTCGGCCGGAACTACTCGGCGGTCGCGGCGATGATGCTGCTGGCCGGAGCGGGGCAGCTCAACATGACCAACATGTTGGTCCGGTTCACTCCGGGCGCCGGGCTCAGGAGCCGCCGCCTGGTTGCGACGGCCTACCTGGCCGCGTGTGGGAGCACCACCGTCCTCGCCGTAGCGTTCGTGTTCCTGATCCCGGCCCTGTCGCCGGGCCTGATGTTCCTTCGCCATCCCCTGGTCGCCTGCGGGTTCGTCGTGGCGACCGCCGGCTATGCGATCTTCGTGCTGCAGGACGGCGTGCTGACGGGTCTGCGCAGGCCGGGCTGGGTGGTGCTGGAGAACGTCGTCTTCGCGCTGGTGAAGATCGTGCTCGTGGTGGCACTCGCCTCCCTCGCTGCCACCGGCATCCTGTGGTCCTGGGCCCTCGCGGTCGTCGTCGCCATCGCGCTGGCCAACGTCCTGCTGTTCGCCCGGTTCCTGCCCCGGCGTGGGGATCCCGTGCGCGACGACCGCGCGGACACCAGCGGGCCCACCGGGCGCTACCTGGTCGCCGACTGGACGGCGGCCCTGTTCTGGCTGGCCGCCACCGCGTCCCTGCCGATCATCGTCCTCAACCGTCTCGGTCCGAGCCAGGCCGCCTACTTCTCCCTCGCCTGGCTGGTCGCCTTCTCGCTCTACCAGCTGAACAGCAACATGGGCGCCTCCCTCATCGTCGAGGCGGCCCACGATCCTTCCCAGCTGGCCGCCCACTGCAGGCTGGTGCTCAGGCACACCCTTGTGCTGCTGGCCTGCGCTGCCACCGCGCTGTGCGCGGCGGCACCGCTGATCCTGCGGATCTTCGGTCCCGAGTACGCCAGGAACGGCGCCGATCTGCTCCGGCTGACCGCCGTATCCGCCCTGCCGAACCTGGTGGTGGTCGCCGCCGTCAGTATCTGCCGGGCCCAGCGCCGGCTGCGTCTGCTGATGGGCATCCTGGCCACGGTGTGCACGCTGGCCACCGTTTTGTCCTACGTCCTGCTGGGTCCCATGGGCATCGCCGGAGTGGGCGCGGCGTGGCTCGTCGCGCAGACCACCGTTGCCGCCACGCTGTGGTGGTGTCGGGCGCACTGGCTGCCCGGGTACCAGCACGCGGCTGATGCGCGGGGATGA
- a CDS encoding HAD hydrolase family protein gives MVPIPGSHPLDALPRRAVPDLHADVPELHRGLLDAAGRGDPLDAYLYAAGITQVCEDRLTGTSWLLSRAAVHLDGTGAGTVLRHALNGTVTASGLTLAIRRLRAWLSVMWQLTDALADEVTARLPDGDTDRGGCGERAAVLLERLGGEVPRPVAALLDGCVLRPPSCFRSFDQHPRDIAELVTRFVRRYPDRRRALLVIGVRTSGTYLAPLAGALLRAEGYTRVQVRTTRPAGPSLRADAAELRSAARDDTLALLIDDPPITGASLVRVARGLLRAGFPTERVVLLTAAFGDRSLPALVHDFPHVVLPPQEWHIRDRMRARELRRTLAALLPDQEVLAVSADEPSLPSRWSHLEVPLTARLRSGTGDTDVQLVAQGAGTGYFGRHALAVADALDGLVPPIQGFHDGVLLRVRRPGEPDLLPDLAPTRQIPADDVVRYVVQRRSRLPLPTDRGPLLTGRQPAWEIAARVFAVRCGRLAVPLRALLIDPLLRDLLHTPSASLVDGEMMCGRWWPGPGGWSKADFDEGHFSHLDLAAYDAAFDLAGAAQSHPEHADRMLADYERLTGSRVPAARWCVYGAAHGWNAERLAHSGAAAEPGEAEARRARSRALQEYLAGLYLDTVGETGDMDRTARSPGQWCALDVDGVLESDLAGAPASSPAGMLALRGLRGHGYRVLLATGRSVPELRDRCRAYGLRGGVAEYGAVVYDAGWDRCVPLVTGPDRSALVRVLSGLPSVSVDPQYRYCVRASRGWGAGRVALDSRTVRELADSPHAAGFVAVQGETQTDFVPVGVDKATGFAALLDLLGAPAGVRPVLAVGDSATDIPLLRWAHAGFAPGNAAPEVRAAGVTVLRRPYQAGLADAVARLLGHAPGHCTMCRVPALSPADAALTALLAVPEAGRAGMPVRLVRLARARAAVTVPGSEPAAGWPSAPPGRRAAGRGRTGRSR, from the coding sequence GTGGTCCCCATTCCAGGCAGCCATCCCCTTGACGCCCTCCCCCGGCGGGCGGTGCCCGACCTCCACGCCGATGTGCCGGAACTGCACCGCGGGCTGCTCGATGCCGCCGGACGCGGCGATCCGCTGGACGCCTACCTCTACGCGGCAGGCATCACGCAGGTCTGCGAGGACCGCTTGACCGGCACGTCGTGGCTGCTCAGCCGGGCCGCTGTGCACCTCGACGGGACGGGTGCGGGGACTGTGCTGAGGCACGCGCTGAACGGCACCGTGACGGCGTCCGGGCTGACGCTCGCCATCCGTCGGCTGCGGGCCTGGCTGTCAGTGATGTGGCAGCTCACGGACGCCCTGGCGGACGAGGTGACGGCGCGGCTCCCCGACGGCGACACCGACCGGGGCGGATGCGGCGAACGGGCCGCCGTACTGCTCGAGCGACTGGGTGGCGAGGTGCCGAGGCCCGTCGCGGCCCTGCTCGACGGCTGTGTCCTGCGGCCGCCGTCCTGCTTCCGCAGCTTCGACCAGCACCCCCGCGACATCGCCGAGCTCGTCACCCGCTTCGTACGCCGGTACCCCGATCGCCGCCGCGCCCTCCTGGTGATCGGGGTGCGCACCTCGGGCACCTATCTGGCGCCGCTGGCCGGGGCCCTCCTGCGCGCCGAGGGATACACCCGTGTCCAGGTCCGCACGACGCGGCCCGCGGGCCCGTCCCTCCGCGCGGACGCAGCCGAGCTGCGCTCCGCCGCGCGGGACGACACGCTGGCCCTGCTGATCGACGATCCGCCGATCACCGGCGCCAGTCTGGTCAGGGTGGCACGAGGGCTGTTGCGGGCCGGCTTTCCCACCGAACGGGTGGTCCTGCTCACGGCCGCCTTCGGCGACCGGTCGCTTCCCGCACTCGTGCACGACTTCCCCCACGTTGTGCTGCCGCCGCAGGAGTGGCACATCCGTGACCGCATGCGGGCCCGGGAACTGCGCCGCACGCTGGCGGCACTGCTGCCGGACCAGGAGGTGCTCGCCGTGTCGGCGGACGAGCCCAGCCTGCCGTCTCGCTGGTCGCACCTCGAGGTACCCCTTACCGCCCGGCTGCGCTCCGGCACCGGCGACACAGATGTGCAGCTGGTCGCCCAGGGGGCGGGGACCGGATACTTCGGGCGCCATGCCCTGGCGGTCGCCGACGCGCTCGATGGTCTGGTGCCACCCATCCAGGGGTTCCATGACGGAGTGCTCCTGAGGGTGCGCCGTCCCGGGGAGCCGGATCTGCTGCCGGACCTCGCCCCCACACGACAGATCCCGGCCGACGATGTCGTTCGCTATGTCGTCCAACGCCGCTCCCGGCTGCCGCTGCCGACCGACCGGGGACCGCTGCTGACGGGACGTCAACCGGCATGGGAGATCGCGGCGCGGGTGTTCGCCGTCCGGTGCGGCCGACTGGCGGTGCCGCTGCGGGCGCTGCTGATCGATCCGCTGCTCCGCGACCTGCTGCACACCCCGTCCGCTTCGCTGGTGGACGGGGAAATGATGTGCGGGCGCTGGTGGCCCGGCCCCGGTGGATGGAGCAAGGCCGACTTCGACGAAGGGCACTTCAGCCATCTGGACCTGGCCGCGTATGACGCGGCTTTCGACCTCGCGGGCGCCGCGCAGAGTCATCCGGAGCACGCGGACCGGATGCTGGCCGACTACGAGCGCCTCACCGGCAGCCGGGTGCCGGCCGCACGGTGGTGTGTGTACGGGGCCGCCCACGGTTGGAACGCCGAGCGTCTCGCCCACTCGGGGGCGGCCGCGGAACCTGGGGAGGCCGAGGCCAGACGGGCGCGTTCGCGGGCCCTGCAGGAGTACCTCGCCGGGCTCTACCTCGACACCGTCGGGGAGACCGGGGACATGGACCGGACCGCGCGGTCACCGGGGCAATGGTGTGCGCTGGACGTGGACGGCGTCCTGGAGTCGGACCTGGCCGGCGCCCCGGCCTCCTCGCCGGCCGGAATGCTGGCCCTGCGCGGTCTGCGCGGGCACGGATACCGGGTGCTGCTGGCAACCGGGCGTTCCGTGCCGGAGTTGCGCGACCGCTGCCGGGCGTACGGGCTGCGCGGCGGCGTCGCCGAGTACGGCGCTGTGGTGTACGACGCCGGGTGGGACCGTTGCGTCCCGCTCGTGACCGGTCCCGATCGCTCGGCGCTGGTGCGGGTGCTGTCCGGGCTGCCGTCCGTGAGCGTCGACCCCCAGTACCGGTACTGCGTGCGGGCGTCCAGAGGGTGGGGCGCGGGCCGTGTGGCGCTCGACTCCCGGACCGTGCGAGAGCTGGCGGACAGTCCGCATGCCGCCGGTTTCGTCGCGGTGCAGGGCGAGACACAGACCGACTTCGTTCCTGTGGGCGTCGACAAGGCGACCGGCTTCGCGGCACTGCTGGACCTGCTCGGCGCCCCGGCGGGGGTGCGCCCGGTGCTGGCCGTCGGCGACAGCGCCACCGACATCCCGCTGCTGCGGTGGGCCCACGCCGGCTTCGCTCCGGGTAACGCCGCGCCCGAGGTGCGGGCGGCGGGAGTGACGGTCTTGCGGCGGCCCTACCAGGCCGGGCTGGCCGACGCGGTGGCGCGGCTGCTCGGACACGCGCCGGGCCACTGCACGATGTGTCGCGTGCCGGCACTGTCACCCGCTGACGCGGCCCTGACGGCTCTGCTTGCCGTGCCCGAGGCCGGCCGGGCCGGAATGCCCGTCCGGCTCGTCCGCCTCGCCCGAGCTCGTGCGGCCGTGACCGTGCCCGGCTCCGAGCCGGCGGCCGGGTGGCCGTCCGCCCCGCCCGGGCGTCGGGCCGCCGGGCGGGGCCGTACGGGGCGGTCACGATGA
- a CDS encoding DUF2809 domain-containing protein: MHGTDNGGIGAAADPARTRLAAVGAMVVTAGAGLGLRAVAAGSVAKFGGDALYTVLIQALVVLIVPRVRPVTAAGSALVVSWVVEFLQLSEVPAELSERSSVARLVLGSTFNPPDLFWYGVGAAAGWLVHTALNSFLSRRHTGRD; the protein is encoded by the coding sequence ATCCACGGAACCGACAACGGTGGCATCGGCGCCGCCGCCGATCCGGCGCGGACCCGTCTGGCGGCGGTCGGCGCCATGGTGGTGACCGCTGGTGCGGGGCTGGGGCTCAGGGCAGTAGCGGCAGGAAGCGTGGCGAAGTTCGGCGGAGACGCGCTGTACACCGTCTTGATACAGGCTCTTGTCGTCCTGATAGTGCCACGGGTGAGGCCTGTGACGGCCGCCGGGAGCGCGCTGGTGGTCAGTTGGGTCGTCGAGTTCCTTCAGCTCAGCGAGGTGCCGGCGGAACTCTCCGAGCGCAGCTCCGTCGCTCGCCTCGTACTCGGTTCCACTTTCAATCCGCCCGACCTGTTCTGGTACGGAGTGGGCGCGGCGGCGGGCTGGCTCGTCCACACGGCGCTGAACTCCTTCCTGTCACGCCGACATACGGGGCGCGACTGA
- a CDS encoding GNAT family N-acetyltransferase, producing MNAPAELLIDTAAGSARVTTPAPREIWWELAAQDGGSHATQTPAWLDCLCATGSYRDSSRLYAFEDGSRMVLPLVSRARRPQRLDAVESWPVGWGIGGPVTPGGVGLRKARVLFADLADRPALRVGVRFRPGDAETWEKAVPAEFRLEPHMTQVLSLDGGFGTVWDQRFRTRARRDVRRAERVSLNVQVDRTGRLVPVFHQLYEQSIERWAGQQHEPLALARWRRRREFPGQRLAAVAARFGEACAIWVAWHGGEPAAAIVVLRQGGQAKFWRGAMNRELAHPVRANFLLHQLAIEEACEAGCRCYDMGESTPDSSLAHFKAGFGAVACSSPRYFRERLPVSRAEHGLRTAVKRVIRFQDV from the coding sequence GTGAACGCACCCGCTGAACTCCTGATCGACACCGCCGCCGGCAGTGCGCGTGTGACGACGCCGGCGCCCCGGGAGATCTGGTGGGAGCTGGCCGCACAGGACGGCGGTAGTCACGCCACCCAGACACCGGCCTGGCTCGACTGTCTGTGCGCCACGGGGTCGTACCGGGACTCCAGCCGGCTCTACGCGTTCGAGGACGGCAGCCGTATGGTGCTTCCGCTGGTGAGCCGGGCGCGGCGGCCCCAGCGGCTGGACGCGGTGGAGTCTTGGCCGGTCGGGTGGGGAATCGGCGGGCCGGTGACCCCGGGCGGCGTCGGTCTGCGGAAGGCACGGGTGCTGTTCGCCGACCTGGCGGACCGGCCCGCTCTCCGGGTCGGCGTGCGCTTCCGGCCGGGGGATGCGGAGACGTGGGAGAAGGCTGTCCCGGCGGAGTTCCGGCTGGAGCCCCACATGACACAGGTGCTGAGCCTCGACGGCGGCTTCGGCACCGTCTGGGATCAGCGTTTCCGTACCCGTGCGCGGCGCGATGTGCGCCGGGCCGAGCGTGTGTCCCTGAACGTGCAGGTGGACCGCACCGGTCGGCTGGTCCCGGTCTTCCACCAGCTGTACGAGCAGTCGATCGAGCGCTGGGCCGGGCAGCAGCACGAGCCGCTGGCGCTGGCCCGGTGGCGCAGGAGGAGGGAGTTTCCCGGCCAACGGCTCGCCGCGGTGGCCGCCAGGTTCGGCGAAGCCTGCGCGATCTGGGTGGCCTGGCACGGCGGGGAACCCGCAGCGGCGATCGTCGTACTGCGGCAGGGCGGCCAGGCCAAGTTCTGGCGCGGGGCCATGAACCGGGAGCTGGCCCATCCGGTTCGGGCCAACTTCCTGCTGCACCAGCTGGCGATCGAAGAGGCTTGCGAGGCAGGCTGCCGGTGCTACGACATGGGAGAGTCCACCCCGGATTCCTCACTGGCGCACTTCAAGGCGGGGTTCGGGGCCGTCGCCTGCTCGTCCCCGCGCTACTTCCGTGAACGGCTTCCTGTCTCAAGGGCCGAGCACGGGCTGCGGACAGCCGTCAAGCGCGTGATCCGTTTCCAGGACGTCTGA